Proteins from one Pseudomonas bijieensis genomic window:
- a CDS encoding FecR domain-containing protein has translation MPARDSHAVDPAILNEAADWLMRLSEGSVNDTERLEWERWRNSSPAHRQAWARAELLLSKLQGLPPALAMPALDRPSNPERRAAMGKLATLLALAPLAWGSWKLNDWQNWTADYRAPVGERRDLTLTDGTRVTLNTDTAIDVYFDQRQRLLLLRRGEILIQTAPDPSPVARPFRVETHEGRMQALGTRFSVREERGHTRLAVLEGAVSIHLKGIGEKVVEAGQSSGFTAFAIDGLKPVDKSVLAWTQGMLMSDNMRLADFIGELARYRNGVLRCDPAIADLRISGAFPVSDTQRTLNMLARTYPIRVTSRLGDYWVMLTPA, from the coding sequence ATGCCTGCTCGCGATAGTCATGCCGTCGATCCCGCCATCCTCAATGAAGCAGCCGACTGGCTGATGCGCCTGAGCGAAGGCAGTGTCAACGACACCGAGCGCCTGGAATGGGAACGCTGGCGCAACAGCAGCCCGGCGCACCGCCAGGCCTGGGCGCGGGCGGAATTGTTGTTGAGCAAACTGCAAGGCTTGCCACCGGCCCTGGCCATGCCGGCGCTGGACCGTCCCAGCAACCCCGAGCGCCGTGCCGCCATGGGCAAACTGGCGACCTTGCTCGCGCTGGCGCCACTGGCCTGGGGCAGTTGGAAGCTCAACGACTGGCAGAACTGGACCGCCGACTACCGCGCGCCCGTGGGCGAGCGTCGCGACCTGACATTGACCGATGGTACTCGCGTGACGTTGAACACCGACACCGCCATCGATGTGTATTTCGATCAGCGCCAGCGCCTGTTGCTGTTGCGCCGCGGCGAAATACTGATCCAGACCGCACCGGACCCGTCGCCTGTCGCCCGGCCATTCAGGGTGGAAACCCACGAGGGCCGGATGCAGGCGCTCGGCACGCGTTTCAGTGTGCGCGAAGAGCGCGGGCACACCCGCCTCGCCGTGCTCGAGGGCGCAGTCAGTATCCACCTCAAAGGCATTGGTGAGAAAGTCGTCGAGGCCGGTCAGAGCAGTGGTTTTACAGCGTTCGCCATTGACGGGTTGAAACCTGTCGATAAATCGGTGCTGGCCTGGACCCAAGGCATGCTGATGTCCGACAACATGCGCCTGGCCGATTTCATTGGCGAACTGGCCCGCTATCGCAACGGCGTCCTGCGTTGCGACCCAGCCATTGCCGACCTGCGGATTTCCGGTGCCTTCCCCGTCAGCGACACGCAACGAACCCTGAACATGCTCGCCCGGACTTACCCCATCCGCGTCACTTCGCGCCTGGGCGACTACTGGGTCATGTTGACGCCGGCGTGA
- a CDS encoding sigma-70 family RNA polymerase sigma factor produces the protein MSDPGSATNDCHLRTVADLYSGHHGWLYARLYRKLGNALDAADLAHDTFIRILASKVAVIEEPRAYLSCVAGGILVNWFQRKALERAYLQALALLPEPEAPSPERRLLVLETLHEIDAMLDTLPGPVKRAFLLSQISGLKYNDIAHQLGVSLITVKRYMKQAFLHCLMWVD, from the coding sequence ATGAGCGATCCGGGTTCAGCGACCAACGATTGTCATCTGCGCACCGTCGCAGACCTCTACAGCGGACACCATGGCTGGTTGTACGCCCGACTCTACCGCAAACTGGGCAATGCGCTGGATGCCGCAGACCTGGCGCATGACACCTTCATCCGTATCCTCGCCTCGAAGGTCGCGGTCATCGAAGAGCCGCGGGCGTACCTCAGTTGCGTGGCCGGTGGCATCCTGGTCAACTGGTTCCAGCGCAAGGCTTTGGAGCGCGCCTATCTGCAGGCGCTGGCGCTGCTGCCCGAACCCGAAGCGCCCTCGCCGGAACGCCGCCTGCTGGTGCTGGAAACCCTGCATGAAATCGATGCCATGCTCGACACCCTCCCCGGGCCGGTCAAACGCGCATTTCTGTTATCGCAAATCAGCGGCTTGAAATACAACGACATCGCCCATCAGTTGGGAGTCTCGCTGATTACGGTCAAGCGCTACATGAAGCAGGCCTTCCTGCACTGCCTGATGTGGGTGGACTGA
- a CDS encoding MFS transporter, whose translation MPRVGIPQGSSVRLLIYLLFAIQLVSMGAMEMSGPFWPVHLRQLTSNDALFSFASTAVYVGPMLGIILTSAFWGRIGDRYGHKLMMIRALAGLSLTQLGLALCGDIWVILVLRFLQGAFAGYIAPAQAYGVSIEAPSRRARLFAILQISTNVGSLLGAVAGGLILDHATFFWINIVASGLCAVCTVVAALTLPDVAPVGKTTAAGSVPSAPSRPGLYNPLTVSLLGIMGLLLLARMLPQTSFSLYVSSTFDVSNALVGLCYGLLALGFILCATTWSRYFEQRNPTQTLRAITAIVIACMTLTAMAGLTRQPLVFAIVYFAWGVLLGATTPVLTALISKSTDNSRQGQVLGLAQGVSQTASIIGISLGALLSQVYGLQYTYLYVSIAYGVVLLPLVLLRYRPVGVPDQASE comes from the coding sequence ATGCCCCGTGTTGGTATCCCCCAGGGTTCAAGCGTTCGCTTGCTGATTTATCTGTTGTTTGCGATCCAGCTGGTTTCCATGGGTGCGATGGAGATGAGCGGGCCGTTCTGGCCTGTTCACCTGCGACAACTGACCAGCAACGACGCGCTGTTCAGCTTCGCCAGCACGGCGGTGTATGTCGGCCCGATGCTGGGCATCATCCTGACCAGTGCTTTCTGGGGCCGTATCGGTGATCGCTACGGCCATAAGCTGATGATGATCCGGGCACTGGCCGGGTTGTCCCTGACCCAGCTTGGCCTGGCGCTATGCGGCGATATCTGGGTGATCCTGGTCCTGCGCTTCCTGCAAGGTGCGTTCGCCGGTTATATCGCCCCCGCCCAGGCCTACGGCGTGAGCATCGAGGCGCCATCGCGGCGGGCCAGGCTGTTTGCCATCCTGCAGATTTCCACCAATGTCGGCTCGCTGCTGGGGGCGGTGGCGGGCGGGCTGATCCTGGACCATGCAACGTTTTTCTGGATCAACATCGTGGCCTCGGGCCTGTGCGCAGTGTGCACCGTGGTCGCGGCGTTGACGCTGCCTGACGTAGCGCCTGTCGGGAAGACAACCGCAGCCGGCAGCGTTCCGTCCGCACCCTCGCGTCCCGGGCTATACAACCCGTTGACAGTATCGCTGCTGGGCATCATGGGGCTTCTGTTGCTGGCGCGAATGCTGCCGCAGACTTCGTTTTCGCTGTATGTGAGTTCGACCTTCGACGTCAGCAATGCCCTGGTGGGGCTTTGCTATGGCCTGCTGGCCCTGGGCTTCATCCTGTGCGCAACCACCTGGTCACGCTACTTCGAGCAGCGCAACCCGACACAGACGCTGCGAGCCATCACCGCCATCGTGATCGCTTGCATGACCCTGACCGCCATGGCCGGCCTGACACGTCAGCCGTTGGTCTTCGCCATTGTCTACTTCGCCTGGGGCGTCCTCTTGGGCGCAACTACACCGGTGCTGACCGCACTCATCTCCAAAAGCACCGACAATAGCCGCCAGGGTCAGGTGCTGGGACTCGCCCAGGGCGTTTCGCAAACGGCGTCCATCATCGGCATTTCCTTGGGGGCCTTGCTCAGCCAGGTCTATGGCCTTCAATACACCTACCTCTATGTCAGCATTGCCTACGGCGTGGTGCTGTTGCCCTTGGTGCTGCTGCGCTACAGGCCGGTCGGGGTGCCGGACCAGGCAAGCGAATAG
- a CDS encoding NUDIX hydrolase gives MKIRATVICEENRHILLVRKANSRWMLPGGTVERGETHAGAAIRELAEETGLDVENLLYVMRISDGQTEHHVFEASVSDSTAARPQNEISDCLWHPLDAITQLQMKKGTRDILEAFRRRL, from the coding sequence ATGAAAATTCGAGCGACCGTCATTTGCGAGGAAAATCGCCATATCTTGCTGGTTCGCAAAGCCAATAGCCGCTGGATGCTGCCGGGCGGTACCGTCGAACGCGGCGAGACCCATGCTGGGGCAGCCATTCGGGAATTGGCCGAAGAAACTGGCCTGGACGTCGAGAACCTGCTCTACGTGATGCGAATCAGTGACGGGCAAACCGAGCATCACGTATTCGAAGCGTCAGTCAGCGATTCGACGGCGGCCAGGCCACAGAACGAAATCAGCGATTGCCTCTGGCACCCGCTGGATGCCATCACCCAACTGCAAATGAAAAAGGGCACGCGGGATATCCTCGAGGCGTTTCGCCGGCGATTGTGA
- a CDS encoding PLD nuclease N-terminal domain-containing protein produces MTELASYFWIAVAVLLLLVDLWAIVSVFRSDKSAGTKAGWALLLIILPVVGLVIWGVAGPRGIKEGPSSPEHSKG; encoded by the coding sequence ATGACCGAATTAGCCAGTTATTTTTGGATCGCTGTCGCGGTGCTTTTGCTCCTCGTCGATTTATGGGCGATCGTCAGCGTCTTTCGAAGCGACAAGTCGGCTGGCACCAAGGCTGGCTGGGCCCTGTTGCTGATCATTCTGCCGGTTGTGGGCCTGGTTATCTGGGGCGTAGCTGGGCCGCGCGGGATCAAGGAAGGGCCGTCATCGCCGGAGCACAGCAAGGGCTAG
- a CDS encoding DUF6555 family protein, with amino-acid sequence MGGPSLYIIDYMLHGEPKSFIIRAEVMNNSEAWHWASCDAGVGRIPKFGREKVKRVSKPLAEKYGITDVRWRASVAPSWVKESG; translated from the coding sequence ATGGGCGGGCCATCGCTTTACATCATCGACTACATGCTCCATGGCGAGCCGAAGTCATTCATCATTCGCGCCGAAGTGATGAATAACTCCGAAGCTTGGCATTGGGCCAGTTGCGACGCGGGGGTCGGGCGCATTCCGAAATTCGGACGGGAAAAGGTCAAGCGGGTTTCAAAACCCCTTGCTGAGAAATACGGTATTACCGACGTGCGTTGGCGAGCGAGCGTCGCGCCGTCCTGGGTCAAGGAGTCCGGCTGA